One region of Scophthalmus maximus strain ysfricsl-2021 chromosome 15, ASM2237912v1, whole genome shotgun sequence genomic DNA includes:
- the rhd gene encoding rh blood group, D antigen, with protein MAPRYAPSLRSRLVPLLLLLQLGFIAIYAFWTEIQSNVNPHGSNFSKIYPEFQDVHVTVILGFGFLSTFLVRYGFSASAFNLLVAVIATQWAIILNGIESFRGKIRLDLKSLVEAQMCTASVLISIGAVLGKTNPVHLILISLLEVSGFIFNKWVLQTVLNVQLLNSIMMLHIFGAFFGLMLAWILYRKGSEQGFEKEKYDHRSGSFSMLGTLFLWVFWPSFNSVLVDSGNPWRKFGAVCSTYLALAVSAVTAAALSVLSSPKGKLNLIHMQQCILAGGVAVGISMSVVHQPGDAMVIGFTAAIVSTVGHRYLKTQMLLAFQCHDTCAVLSTHGLPGLVGWLANLLLQIKDCDDHTTAIPIRFAVFHISTLLITMTNCLSMAIITGLLLKWDFWRTPKSKKCFDDQAFWEFPHLAVKK; from the exons ATGGCTCCTCGATACGCACCAAGTCTGCGCTCCCGCCTGGtaccgctgctgctcctcctgcagctgggGTTTATTGCCATTTATGCCTTTTGGACTGAAATCCAGAGCAATGTCAACCCACATGGAAGTAACTTCAGCAAAATTTACCCAG AGTTCCAGGATGTGCATGTGACGGTGATTCTTGGTTTCGGGTTCTTAAGCACTTTCCTGGTGAGGTATGGTTTCAGTGCCTCTGCCTTTAACCTCCTCGTGGCCGTGATTGCCACCCAATGGGCAATCATACTCAATGGAATTGAGTCCTTCAGGGGAAAGATCAGGCTGGATTTGAAAAG CTTGGTAGAAGCTCAAATGTGCACAGCCTCTGTCCTCATTTCAATCGGAGCTGTGCTGGGAAAGACTAACCCGGTTCACCTCATCCTCATCTCCCTGCTGGAGGTGTCGGGGTTCATCTTCAATAAATGGGTCCTGCAGACTGTGCTGAAC GTGCAGCTGCTGAACAGCATCATGATGCTTCACATCTTTGGGGCTTTCTTTGGACTCATGCTGGCCTGGATCCTGTATCGGAAAGGTTCTGAGCAGggatttgaaaaagagaaatatgacCACAGATCTGGATCGTTCTCAATGTTGG GGACACTGTTTCTCTGGGTGTTTTGGCCCAGTTTTAACTCCGTCCTTGTGGACAGTGGTAATCCCTGGAGGAAGTTTGGGGCCGTGTGCAGCACCTACCTTGCCCTGGCTGTCAGTGCAGTAACAGCTGCTGCCTTGTCTGTGCTCTCCAGTCCCAAGGGGAAACTCAACCTG ATCCATATGCAGCAATGCATCCTTGCTGGTGGTGTTGCTGTTGGCATCTCCATGTCAGTGGTTCATCAGCCAGGGGATGCCATGGTGATTGGATTCACTGCTGCCATTGTATCAACCGTCGGACACCGATACCTCAAG ACTCAAATGCTACTTGCATTTCAATGCCATGACACCTGTGCTGTTCTCAGTACACATGGACTCCCTGGTCTGGTGGGGTGGCTCGCAAATCTTCTTCTGCAGATCAAAGACTGCGATGATCACACAAC GGCAATCCCGATCCGGTTTGCTGTATTTCACATTTCGACTCTCCTCATCACCATGACTAACTGTCTGTCCATGGCAATCATCACAG GACTTCTACTCAAGTGGGACTTCTGGAGGACACCCAAAAGCAAGAAATGTTTCGATGACCAGGCTTTCTGGGAG TTTCCTCATCTTGCAGTAAAAAAGTGA